A genomic segment from Ignavibacteriota bacterium encodes:
- a CDS encoding oligosaccharide flippase family protein yields the protein MDSKRGIRDVLVLIIPQVATVVAALVTSVLLARGLGPDGVGQYTLILSLAGVAASLSDLGIGQTAIRFASRAASVGDTDGQMSVLR from the coding sequence GTGGATTCCAAACGCGGCATCCGTGATGTCCTCGTACTGATCATCCCCCAGGTCGCTACGGTCGTCGCTGCGCTCGTGACCTCCGTCCTCCTTGCCCGCGGCCTCGGCCCGGACGGCGTCGGACAATACACACTGATCCTCAGCCTTGCAGGCGTTGCCGCGTCGCTCTCCGATCTCGGGATCGGCCAGACCGCCATCCGCTTCGCATCCCGTGCCGCCTCCGTGGGCGATACGGACGGACAGATGTCCGTGCTCCGGTAG